The following proteins come from a genomic window of Synechococcus sp. BIOS-E4-1:
- the hisD gene encoding histidinol dehydrogenase produces MTTLSTEPAANGLPRCLESAAGAEHQLDRISTRTTGQAQREATATVESIIERVRSEGDRALMALTEQFDGFRPEPLRVPAIELKQAWDKSPANLRDALELAHRRIQDFHQRQKPQDLDVQGVHGERLGRRWRPVQAAGLYVPGGRASYPSTVLMNAVPARAAGVEKLVMVTPAGRDGQVNRTVLAAAHLAGVQEVYRIGGAQAVAALALGTQTVPCVDVISGPGNLYVTLAKKLVYGQVGIDSLAGPSEVLVIADDSACVAQVASDLLAQAEHDPLAAAILLTTSQSLADALPAELAAQLSKHPREAICRQSLGQWGLVVVCDNLETCARLSDRFAPEHLELLVERPRMLADRIQQAGAIFIGPWSPEAVGDYLAGPNHTLPTCGSARYSGALSVETFMRHTSMIEFSREALEATGGAVVELAGSEGLHSHANSVKVRLD; encoded by the coding sequence ATGACCACCCTGAGCACGGAGCCAGCGGCGAACGGTCTGCCCAGATGCCTCGAGAGCGCAGCGGGGGCTGAGCACCAGCTCGATCGGATTTCAACCCGTACGACTGGCCAGGCCCAGAGGGAGGCAACCGCAACGGTCGAATCCATCATCGAACGCGTGCGCAGTGAAGGCGACCGTGCCCTAATGGCGCTCACCGAACAATTCGATGGTTTCCGTCCGGAGCCGCTTCGCGTTCCAGCGATTGAGCTGAAACAAGCCTGGGACAAAAGTCCTGCGAATTTGAGGGATGCCCTGGAACTCGCCCATCGTCGGATCCAGGATTTTCATCAGCGTCAGAAGCCACAGGACCTTGATGTGCAAGGCGTTCACGGCGAACGATTGGGACGGCGATGGCGACCGGTGCAGGCCGCCGGTCTCTACGTACCTGGCGGTCGAGCCTCCTACCCGAGCACGGTGCTGATGAATGCGGTTCCGGCAAGGGCCGCCGGTGTGGAAAAACTGGTGATGGTCACCCCGGCAGGACGCGATGGCCAAGTGAACCGCACGGTTCTGGCGGCAGCACACCTGGCGGGTGTGCAGGAGGTGTATCGAATCGGAGGGGCCCAGGCGGTCGCCGCTCTTGCCCTTGGCACCCAAACCGTCCCCTGCGTCGATGTCATCAGCGGGCCGGGCAATCTCTACGTGACACTCGCCAAAAAGCTGGTCTATGGGCAAGTCGGCATCGACTCCCTCGCCGGCCCCAGCGAAGTGCTGGTGATCGCCGATGACTCGGCCTGCGTCGCTCAGGTCGCTTCGGATCTCCTGGCTCAGGCGGAACACGATCCACTGGCTGCAGCCATCCTGCTCACCACGTCCCAGTCTTTGGCTGATGCTCTGCCCGCGGAGCTCGCAGCTCAGTTGAGCAAGCATCCGCGTGAGGCCATTTGCAGGCAATCCCTCGGTCAGTGGGGGCTGGTCGTGGTCTGCGACAACCTGGAAACCTGCGCGCGCCTCAGCGATCGATTTGCACCGGAACACCTGGAACTGCTGGTGGAGCGGCCACGGATGCTGGCAGATCGCATTCAGCAGGCAGGCGCCATCTTCATCGGTCCCTGGAGCCCTGAAGCGGTCGGCGATTACCTGGCAGGCCCAAATCACACCCTGCCCACATGCGGTTCGGCCCGTTACAGCGGTGCGCTGAGCGTGGAGACCTTCATGCGCCACACCTCAATGATCGAATTCAGCCGTGAAGCCCTCGAAGCCACTGGCGGAGCGGTGGTTGAACTGGCCGGCAGCGAAGGACTGCACAGCC
- the rpsT gene encoding 30S ribosomal protein S20, whose product MANNKSSKKRVEIAERNRLENKAYKSAMRTLMKRCLSACDAYTASPGDEAKAGVQSSMNAAFSKIDKAVKRGVLHRNTGAHQKARLTVAVKKAIDPAPAAG is encoded by the coding sequence GTGGCCAATAACAAGTCCTCAAAGAAGCGCGTCGAGATCGCCGAGCGCAATCGCCTCGAGAACAAGGCCTATAAATCCGCCATGCGCACCCTCATGAAGCGCTGCCTGAGTGCCTGTGACGCCTACACCGCTAGTCCAGGCGATGAGGCCAAAGCCGGTGTTCAATCCAGCATGAATGCTGCATTCAGCAAGATCGACAAAGCTGTGAAGCGTGGTGTGCTGCATCGCAACACCGGTGCCCACCAGAAAGCCCGACTTACGGTTGCTGTGAAAAAAGCGATTGACCCCGCTCCTGCAGCAGGCTGA
- a CDS encoding TatD family hydrolase, with protein sequence MSTPVLIDSHCHIVFRSFEEDLEAVAERWRGAGVKSLLHACVEPSEIPAIRSLADRFPEMRYSVGVHPLDTEHWSQDTADVLRLAALDDSRVVAIGELGLDLFRDKNLDEQLAILRPQLDLAVELNLPVIIHCRDAAEPMLTELRARRLEGRCPAGVMHCWGGTPEEMHQFLELGLYISFSGTVTFPKAVPTHDCAQQVPQDRFLVETDCPFLAPVPRRGKRNEPAFVASVATRVAELRQQSLEQVAQDSTANARRLFRLP encoded by the coding sequence ATGTCCACTCCGGTGTTAATCGACAGTCACTGTCACATCGTCTTTCGTAGCTTTGAAGAGGATCTCGAGGCTGTGGCTGAGCGTTGGCGTGGTGCTGGTGTGAAGTCGCTCCTGCATGCCTGTGTCGAACCGAGTGAGATCCCTGCCATCCGCTCGCTGGCGGATCGATTCCCGGAGATGCGTTACTCCGTCGGTGTCCATCCACTCGATACCGAGCACTGGAGTCAGGACACAGCCGATGTGTTGCGCCTGGCAGCGCTCGATGACAGTCGGGTGGTGGCCATTGGCGAGCTCGGTCTGGATCTCTTCCGCGACAAAAATCTGGATGAACAGCTTGCAATCCTGCGGCCCCAGCTCGACCTGGCCGTGGAGCTCAACCTGCCGGTGATCATCCATTGCCGTGATGCGGCAGAACCGATGTTGACCGAACTGCGCGCGCGAAGGCTCGAAGGACGTTGTCCCGCCGGAGTGATGCATTGCTGGGGAGGAACCCCAGAGGAGATGCATCAGTTTCTGGAGCTGGGGCTGTACATCAGCTTCAGCGGCACCGTGACATTTCCTAAGGCGGTTCCCACCCATGATTGTGCGCAGCAGGTTCCTCAGGATCGATTCCTGGTGGAGACCGATTGCCCTTTTCTGGCACCGGTTCCCCGCCGGGGTAAACGCAATGAGCCTGCTTTCGTGGCTTCGGTAGCCACGCGTGTCGCTGAGCTGCGCCAGCAGTCGCTCGAGCAGGTTGCTCAGGACAGCACTGCCAATGCAAGGCGTCTGTTCAGGCTTCCCTGA